The Achromobacter deleyi genome has a window encoding:
- a CDS encoding amino acid ABC transporter substrate-binding protein, which translates to MKALKLAAAGTALFISSWTANAGVTFDAVKNKGFVQCGVSTGVAGFSVNDSKGGWIGLDVDLCRAMAIAMFGDASKAKIMAVSAVQRFTALQSGEVDVLPRNTTLSLTRDTTLGLIGVGVNYYDSQGIMVNKSLGVKSAKELDGATVCVQPGTTTELNLADWFRSQNIVFKPVVVERLDEIIRAFAVGRCDAFTGDKSQLAAARSNLDDPEKYDILPENFSKEPLGPMVRQGDEQWFNLVRWTMSVMLEAEEYGVTSKNVDEMLKSSNPNVQRLLGVTPGMGKNLGLDDKWAYNVIKNIGNYGESFEKNLGPSSPLKLTRGLNASYRDGGLMYGWPVR; encoded by the coding sequence ATGAAAGCACTGAAATTGGCCGCGGCAGGCACCGCTTTGTTCATCTCGTCCTGGACCGCCAACGCCGGCGTGACTTTCGACGCGGTCAAGAACAAGGGCTTTGTCCAATGCGGCGTATCCACGGGCGTCGCCGGCTTTTCGGTGAACGACAGCAAGGGCGGCTGGATCGGCCTGGACGTGGACCTGTGCCGCGCAATGGCCATCGCCATGTTTGGCGACGCCTCCAAGGCCAAGATCATGGCGGTCAGCGCGGTCCAGCGCTTCACTGCGCTGCAGTCCGGCGAAGTCGACGTGCTGCCGCGCAACACCACCCTGTCGCTGACCCGCGACACCACCTTGGGCCTGATCGGCGTCGGCGTGAACTACTACGACAGCCAGGGCATCATGGTCAACAAGTCCCTGGGCGTGAAAAGCGCCAAGGAACTGGATGGCGCGACGGTGTGCGTGCAACCCGGCACCACCACCGAGCTGAACCTGGCGGATTGGTTCAGGTCGCAGAACATCGTGTTCAAGCCGGTCGTCGTCGAGCGCCTGGATGAAATCATCCGCGCGTTCGCGGTGGGCCGTTGCGACGCATTCACCGGCGACAAGTCGCAGCTGGCTGCCGCGCGCAGCAATCTGGACGATCCGGAAAAGTACGACATCCTGCCGGAGAACTTCTCCAAGGAACCGCTGGGCCCCATGGTGCGCCAGGGCGACGAGCAGTGGTTCAACCTGGTCCGCTGGACGATGTCCGTCATGCTCGAAGCCGAAGAATACGGGGTCACGTCCAAGAACGTGGATGAGATGCTCAAGAGCTCCAATCCCAACGTGCAGCGCCTGCTGGGCGTGACGCCCGGAATGGGAAAGAACCTGGGGCTGGATGACAAGTGGGCCTACAACGTCATCAAGAATATCGGCAATTATGGCGAGAGCTTCGAGAAGAACCTGGGCCCGAGCAGCCCGCTGAAGCTGACGCGGGGCCTGAACGCCTCTTACCGCGACGGCGGCCTGATGTACGGGTGGCCGGTGAGGTAA
- a CDS encoding FUSC family protein translates to MKRSDEPAGPGHKAWRALAFIRDQLRGTWSELTRVNASDRPWEMPLAAALSSGLPLMVGAYFGRMDYGLMSSLGGMVFLSLPNSSLQHRMMMLLAASFGMVACYAVGALTQFWPTAMIAALTLIAIVVSMVCRCYRLGPPGSLFFIMATAIAAYTPGRLEDVPLRVGMVALGCLVACLVAFAYSLHMTRVAPPPPAAELPRPTFDFVVYDSVIIGLFVGVSLLVAELLQLQRPYWVPVSCLAIIQGASMRAAWSRQMHRILGTTVGLCVAWALLSLPLNVWTLSLVMMALSFGIETLVVRHYASAVVLITPLTIFLAEAPHLGQGYPAAVIEARFLDTVTGAFIGVLGSVLLHNQRIRPHLSRWMRAVLPKRVD, encoded by the coding sequence ATGAAAAGAAGTGACGAACCCGCGGGGCCCGGCCATAAGGCGTGGCGCGCATTGGCCTTTATAAGGGACCAGCTGCGGGGAACCTGGAGCGAACTGACCCGGGTCAACGCCAGCGACCGGCCTTGGGAAATGCCCCTGGCCGCGGCCCTTTCGTCCGGCCTTCCCCTGATGGTGGGCGCCTATTTCGGGCGCATGGACTATGGGCTGATGTCCAGCCTGGGCGGCATGGTTTTCCTGAGCCTGCCCAACTCTTCGCTGCAGCACCGGATGATGATGTTGCTGGCCGCTTCTTTTGGCATGGTGGCCTGCTATGCGGTGGGGGCGTTGACCCAGTTCTGGCCCACCGCGATGATCGCGGCGCTGACCTTGATCGCCATCGTGGTCAGCATGGTTTGCCGATGCTATCGGCTGGGCCCGCCGGGCAGCCTGTTCTTCATCATGGCAACGGCCATTGCGGCGTACACGCCCGGACGGCTGGAGGACGTGCCCTTGCGGGTGGGCATGGTGGCGTTGGGCTGTCTGGTCGCATGCCTGGTCGCCTTTGCGTATTCCTTGCACATGACGCGCGTGGCGCCGCCTCCTCCGGCGGCCGAACTGCCCAGGCCCACGTTCGATTTCGTGGTCTATGACTCCGTGATCATCGGCTTGTTCGTGGGCGTTTCCCTGCTGGTGGCCGAATTGCTGCAGCTGCAGCGGCCCTATTGGGTACCGGTCAGTTGCCTGGCGATCATCCAGGGGGCGAGCATGCGGGCCGCCTGGAGCCGGCAGATGCATCGCATCCTGGGAACCACCGTGGGCTTGTGCGTGGCATGGGCGCTGCTCAGCCTGCCGCTGAATGTGTGGACACTGAGCCTGGTCATGATGGCGTTGTCGTTCGGGATTGAAACGCTGGTCGTGCGCCACTACGCCAGCGCCGTGGTGCTGATCACTCCGTTGACGATCTTCCTGGCCGAGGCCCCGCACCTGGGGCAGGGCTATCCCGCCGCCGTCATCGAGGCGCGGTTCCTGGACACGGTGACCGGCGCCTTTATCGGCGTGCTGGGATCGGTGCTGCTGCACAACCAGCGCATTCGGCCGCATCTGTCCCGGTGGATGCGCGCGGTGCTGCCCAAGCGGGTGGATTGA